In Vigna unguiculata cultivar IT97K-499-35 chromosome 3, ASM411807v1, whole genome shotgun sequence, a single genomic region encodes these proteins:
- the LOC114179426 gene encoding uncharacterized protein LOC114179426, translated as MNSYSYYGYQEKNTFTSCEEMRMESVICPKPRRLGLMNHSSINTHIRPFRHPISYQSEVEDSGVGAELLDIILPKESCYLGRSGGQVVASSPPFFCGSPPSRASNPVIQDEQFGNGNFSPFTEASSSSARGCVPMKFGQTPAAVRVEGFDCLNRDRSSCSISAVA; from the exons ATGAATAGCTACAGCTATTACGGGTACCAAGAGAAGAACACCTTCACAAGCTGTGAGGAGATGAGGATGGAATCAGTGATTTGCCCCAAACCTCGCCGATTAGGTCTCATGAACCACTCTTCCATCAACACACACATCAGACCCTTTAGGCACCCCATCAG CTATCAATCTGAGGTGGAAGATTCAGGAGTTGGGGCAGAGCTTTTGGACATCATCCTCCCCAAG GAAAGCTGCTACCTGGGAAGATCCGGAGGGCAAGTGGTGGCATCATCACCACCGTTTTTCTGTGGATCTCCTCCGAGTAGGGCCTCAAATCCTGTAATTCAAGATGAGCAATTTGGTAATGGGAATTTTAGTCCATTTACCGAGGCATCCTCTTCCTCAGCTCGAGGCTGTGTTCCAATGAAATTTGGTCAGACTCCAGCTGCTGTGAGGGTAGAAGGTTTTGACTGTCTTAACAGAGATAGGAGCAGCTGCAGCATCTCTGCTGTGGCATAA
- the LOC114178167 gene encoding kinesin-like protein KIN-14P — protein MMKSNNIDNAPTQSLLSVVNGILEESVERRNGEIPHRVACLLRKVAQEIERRMSTQAEHLRTQNNLFKAREEKYQSRIRVLESLASETKDGNEGERIRVEEKKVDEREVGRLIKEQQDKILEISALKIELETAKRTYIIQFARLEAEAEGAKAELTQMVQEYKQQIEEVRNKAENIKDELVGLMKEQEDKKMEIISALKSDLETAKRTYETQFFQLEEEAKGAKAWTQKAQEYDYQLKELQNKVEKFQEEVKTANDEEIARLMKEQEHKNSEISALKQELEATKTAYEVQRSQMEKDAKAELEQKCEEYENQLKELRNKVKELKVSSDSKDQKWNMKMNRFLTVITFQFSSLQKMKLSLESTKQSVMKEQTVYAGELDLLGVKLKPLLQAAENYHVVIAENRKLFNEIQELKGNIRVYCRIRPSAIGKLEKESIVEHAGENDLVVANPTKDGKDAFRSFKFNRVFSPAATQADVYSDIQDFTRSVLDGYSVCIFAYGQTGSGKTYTMTGPNGATSETIGVNYRALNDLFRISTSRQNVVEYEIGVQMVEIYNEQVRDLLTTYGSPKRLGILTQSRPNGLVVPDASLFQVKLPSDVIKLMEIGLKNRAIAATAMNERSSRSHSVVSVHVTGKDLKTGCTMAGNLHLVDLAGSERVDRSEAVGDRLKEAQHINKSLAALGDVIFSLSQKSSHVPYRNSKLTQLLQTSLGGQAKTLMFVQINSDVSSYSETVSTLKFAERVSGVELGAARSSKEGKDLKEMMEQVSCLKSTILAKDEEIERLQALKGLSGSRVKRNLIPRSRSSIQLQSANPPPIDDPAPQSDFVATTAENSGCTDSDFDGRSSDFSDSGFAAGTETDGSESSSLAEVPKQPSEKIPKGLRRTVQAMRKFGRSSSNTTPSASPVKEPVKEPVKESAKKSSSGVYTHTTLTLFLKSYAHSTFQLSFTNLISGIKKSMSISSLKPPKLWK, from the exons ATGATGAAATCAAATAATATAGAT AATGCTCCCACTCAGTCGCTTCTGAGTGTTGTGAACGGTATTCTTGAAGAAAGTGTTGAAAGAAGAAATGGGGAAATACCTCAT CGTGTGGCTTGCTTATTGAGGAAGGTTGCGCAAGAGATTGAACGGCGCATGTCAACTCAAGCAGAACATTTACGAACT CAAAACAATCTTTTCAAGGCTCGAGAAGAAAAATACCAGTCGAGAATAAGAGTACTCGAGTCACTTGCATCCGAAACTAAAGATGGGAATGAG GGTGAGAGGATCAGAGTGGAAGAAAAAAAGGTTGATGAGAGAGAAGTTGGTAGGTTGATAAAAGAACAGCAGGACAAAATATTGGAAATTTCAGCTTTGAAGATAGAACTGGAAACGGCCAAAAGAACATATATAATACAATTCGCACGGTTGGAAGCAGAAGCTGAGGGTGCTAAAGCAGAACTGACACAAATGGTTCAAgaatataaacaacaaataGAAGAAGTAAGAAATAAG gctgaaaatataaaagatgaaTTAGTTGGGTTGATGAAAGAACAGGAGgacaaaaaaatggaaattatTTCAGCTCTGAAGAGCGATCTGGAGACAGCCAAAAGAACATATGAAACACAATTCTTTCAACTTGAAGAAGAAGCAAAAGGTGCTAAGGCATGGACACAAAAGGCCCAAGAATATGATTACCAATTGAAAGAATTACAAAATAAG GTTGAGAAGTTTCAAGAAGAGGTTAAGACAGCAAATGATGAGGAAATTGCTAGGTTGATGAAAGAACAGGAGCACAAAAATTCAGAAATTTCAGCTTTGAAGCAAGAGCTAGAAGCAACTAAAACAGCATATGAAGTACAGCGCTCCCAGATGGAAAAGGATGCCAAAGCAGAATTGGAACAAAAGTGCGAAGAATATGAGAATCAATTGAAAGAGTTAAGAAATAAGGTCAAGGAGCTAAAGGTTTCTTCTGATTCAAAAGATCAGAAGTGGAACATGAAAATGAACCGATTTCTGACTGTCATAACATTTCAATTCAGTTCCCTACAG AAAATGAAGTTATCTTTGGAATCCACTAAGCAAAGTGTAATGAAAGAGCAAACGGTTTATGCAGGGGAGTTGGATCTATTAG GTGTAAAACTTAAACCACTTCTACAAGCAGCTGAGAACTACCATGTTGTTATTGCTGAAAATAGAAAACTGTTCAATGAGATTCAAGAACTAAAAG GAAATATCAGAGTATATTGTCGAATTCGACCATCTGCAATTGGAAAATTGGAAAAAGAGTCTATTGTTGAACACGCTGGTGAAAATGATTTGGTTGTGGCAAATCCAACCAAAGATGGAAAAGATGCTTTTCgatcatttaaatttaacaggGTTTTCAGCCCTGCCGCAACTCAAG CGGACGTATACTCCGACATCCAAGACTTCACAAGATCAGTTCTAGATGGGTATAGTGTGTGTATATTTGCTTATGGTCAAACTGGTTCAGGGAAAACTTATACAATG ACTGGTCCAAATGGGGCAACAAGCGAGACTATTGGTGTTAACTATCGAGCTCTAAATGACCTCTTCAGGATTTCCACAAGTAGACAAAATGTAGTGGAGTATGAGATTGgagttcaaatggttgagatATATAACGAGCAAGTCCGTGACTTGTTAACAACATATGGTTCTCCAAAAAG ACTTGGGATATTGACTCAATCTCGACCAAATGGCTTAGTAGTCCCAGATGCTAGCTTGTTCCAAGTGAAATTACCTTCAGATGTTATTAAGCTAATGGAAATTGGACTTAAAAATAGAGCCATTGCTGCAACTGCTATGAATGAACGAAGTAGCCGTTCTCACAG TGTTGTCTCAGTTCACGTTACCGGGAAGGACTTGAAGACTGGTTGCACTATGGCTGGTAATCTTCATTTGGTAGATTTGGCTGGAAGTGAAAGAGTAGATCGTTCTGAAGCAGTTGGGGATAGGCTCAAAGAAGCACAGCATATAAACAAATCACTAGCTGCTCTTGGAGATGTTATTTTTTCCCTTTCTCAAAAGAGCTCCCATGTACCATACAGAAACAGCAAGCTTACTCAACTTCTACAAACTTCTCTTG GTGGTCAAGCAAAGACGCTCATGTTCGTCCAAATCAATTCAGACGTAAGTTCATATTCCGAAACTGTGAGCACTTTGAAGTTTGCTGAGAGGGTTTCAGGAGTTGAATTAGGAGCTGCACGAAGTAGCAAAGAGGGCAAAGACTTAAAAGAAATGATGGAACAG GTGTCTTGTTTGAAGAGCACTATTTTGGCGAAAGATGAGGAGATTGAGAGGCTTCAAGCCCTCAAAGGTTTATCTGGTAGCAGAGTTAAGCGAAATCTGATTCCACGAAGTAGAAGTAGTATCCAGTTACAATCTGCTAACCCCCCACCAATTGATGATCCTGCACCACAAAGTGATTTTGTTGCAACAACTGCAGAAAACTCAGGATGTACAGATTCTGATTTTGATGGAAGATCAAGTGATTTTTCTGACAGTGGTTTTGCTGCAGGCACAGAAACTGATGGTTCTGAAAGTTCCAGTCTCGCTGAAGTCCCAAAACAACCATCAGAGAAGAT ACCTAAAGGACTTCGCAGAACTGTTCAAGCGATGAGGAAATTTGGCAGAAGTTCATCAAACACAACCCCCAGCGCCTCCCCAGTAAAGGAGCCAGTGAAGGAGCCAGTGAAGGAGTCAGCGAAGAAGTCATCATCAGGTGTGTATACGCATACTACGTTAACACTCTTCTTAAAATCTTATGCTCATTCAACTTTTCAACTTTCTTTCACAAATTTGATTTCAGGTATTAAAAAAAGCATGAGTATAAGCTCCCTCAAGCCTCCAAAACTGTGGAAGTAA
- the LOC114176987 gene encoding zinc finger protein CONSTANS-LIKE 16-like yields the protein MRDMKDAGALGAKTARACDSCISRRARWFCAADDAFLCHGCDTLVHSANQLASRHERVRLQTASSKVTTATTTTTHAWHSGFTRKARTPRHNNNKHFALQQRLKEEVLFNNSSVLPLVPELGGEEQEPVVADNEETEEQMLCRVPVFDNYDVRTDDLDSFSDMDFAEFAADVENLLDKEDDEVSARVGGGVEGAMAKVKDEEDVDGDVACYLESVFDMTNDDVFHWNSIESVLSDAREEKECVVASDGAVGEEGGTKRDIFLRLNYDEVITAWSSQGSSPWTTSNPPKFNSGYDFCLGLSGVDGEIRGLRGDLDGGREARVSRYREKRRTRLFAKKIRYEVRKLNAEKRPRMKGRFVKRTCFVGANAFPAYQ from the exons ATGAGAGACATGAAAGACGCTGGTGCCTTGGGAGCCAAGACAGCACGAGCCTGCGATAGCTGCATAAGCAGAAGAGCAAGGTGGTTCTGTGCGGCCGATGATGCTTTTCTCTGCCATGGCTGCGACACTTTGGTTCATTCCGCCAACCAGTTAGCTAGCAGGCACGAAAGGGTTCGGCTTCAAACTGCATCCTCTAAGGTaaccaccgccaccaccaccacgacgcACGCATGGCACAGTGGGTTCACACGCAAGGCAAGAACCCCACgtcacaacaacaacaaacactTTGCACTGCAACAACGTCTCAAAGAAGAAGTTCTCTTCAACAACAGCAGTGTTCTTCCGCTGGTTCCGGAGCTGGGAGGGGAAGAACAAGAACCTGTGGTTGCGGATAATGAGGAGACGGAGGAACAGATGCTATGTCGCGTGCCCGTGTTCGACAATTACGATGTGAGAACGGATGACTTGGACAGTTTTTCCGACATGGATTTCGCGGAGTTTGCTGCTGATGTTGAAAACCTACTTGATAAAGAAGACGATGAGGTAAGTGCGCGTGTGGGAGGGGGAGTTGAGGGTGCAATGGCGAAGGTTAAGGATGAAGAGGATGTTGATGGTGATGTAGCGTGTTACCTGGAGTCAGTTTTTGACATGACGAACGATGATGTCTTTCATTGGAATAGCATTGAGTCTGTGCTGTCAGATGCACGGGAAGAGAAGGAGTGTGTGGTGGCGAGTGATGGTGCTGTTGGTGAAGAAGGAGGAACAAAGAGAGACATATTTTTGAGACTAAACTACGATGAGGTTATAACTGCATGGTCTAGCCAAGGTTCTTCTCCATGGACAACTTCAAACCCACCTAAGTTCAACTCTGGCTATGACTTCTGCTTG GGTCTGAGTGGTGTAGATGGGGAAATAAGAGGCTTAAGGGGTGACCTAGATGGAGGAAGAGAGGCAAGAGTGTCGAGGTACAGAGAGAAGAGAAGGACTCGTTTGTTTGCAAAGAAAATTAGATATGAAGTGAGAAAGTTGAACGCAGAGAAAAGGCCCAGAATGAAAGGTCGTTTTGTGAAGAGAACGTGCTTTGTTGGGGCCAATGCTTTTCCTGCTTACCAATGA